The Bacteroidales bacterium genomic sequence AATGGTGGATGATACAACAACTGTTAAGGATATCGTGTTTTGGACTCCCGAAGACACATTAATTTTAGATGACCCAATTATTGAAGATGCGGGTGGCGAACCTTTGATTTATGCAGCTGTTATGCCGAGATTCCCCGGAGGAAAAAAAGCATTGCAGATTTATGTGGCAAATCATGTTGTATATCCGAGTGTTGCAAAAGAAAACGGAATTCAAGGAACGGTTCATCTTCGGTTTGAAGTAACTAAAACAGGTACAATCGGAAGGATTGAAATCCTTAATAAAACAGTTGATAAATTATTAAAAGATGCATCTGTCGATGTTATAAAAACTTTACCCAAATTTAAGCCGGGTATGCAAA encodes the following:
- a CDS encoding energy transducer TonB encodes the protein MENKKSLKANLEKTKSIFLMIGLITAISLLVFAFSWESVQEYVAVTTDEPYIEEEKIQITKPEDEKTEEKVEKPTPQKVFADILLMVDDTTTVKDIVFWTPEDTLILDDPIIEDAGGEPLIYAAVMPRFPGGKKALQIYVANHVVYPSVAKENGIQGTVHLRFEVTKTGTIGRIEILNKTVDKLLKDASVDVIKTLPKFKPGMQNGKKVSVWFSIPISFKLN